The Deinococcota bacterium genome includes a window with the following:
- a CDS encoding LysM peptidoglycan-binding domain-containing protein — translation MKKVLGILVLTLVGLAVAQEEIGDFIYFQRADPMTDEDRSFVVTFSVDGANRFSRPSLRWACHLNGMRIIFDTEEFLNTKPPIPVRYRFDREEASPTHSWGLIVNNTATWIDLHNVPPFTARALAASRLTIQATSYSDRIYTSVFGLNGLSEALERLPCVPSLVGEHLTGDWDNIASDLEGAQLFASKLNTAYEGLLEEGEATQVELEEARLRLEEAQSEVARLTGARGIYTVQSGDTLTTIASFFYRRAGRWSDILEANSFLIRNPNFIYPGMVLIIP, via the coding sequence ATGAAGAAGGTTCTGGGTATTTTGGTTTTGACCTTGGTCGGGTTAGCCGTCGCCCAGGAGGAAATTGGGGACTTCATTTATTTTCAGCGTGCCGACCCGATGACTGATGAGGACAGAAGCTTCGTCGTGACCTTCAGTGTTGACGGCGCAAACCGCTTTAGCAGACCGTCTCTAAGGTGGGCTTGCCACCTTAATGGAATGCGAATTATTTTTGATACGGAAGAGTTCCTGAACACTAAGCCACCAATCCCCGTGCGCTACAGGTTCGATAGAGAGGAAGCCTCACCAACTCACTCGTGGGGACTCATTGTGAATAATACGGCCACGTGGATTGACCTGCACAACGTCCCCCCCTTTACGGCTCGAGCATTAGCAGCCTCGCGGCTTACGATTCAGGCGACAAGCTATAGCGACAGAATCTATACCAGCGTTTTTGGCCTCAATGGTTTGTCGGAGGCTCTGGAGCGCCTACCATGCGTTCCCTCGTTGGTTGGCGAACACCTTACCGGGGACTGGGACAACATCGCCTCCGATCTGGAAGGGGCGCAACTGTTCGCCTCGAAACTCAACACCGCTTATGAGGGCCTGCTTGAGGAGGGCGAGGCGACCCAGGTTGAGCTCGAAGAGGCCCGACTCAGGCTCGAGGAGGCGCAGTCCGAGGTGGCCCGCCTGACGGGTGCCCGTGGCATCTATACGGTGCAATCCGGTGACACCCTCACCACCATCGCGAGTTTCTTCTACCGCCGCGCGGGTCGCTGGTCCGACATTCTCGAGGCTAACTCCTTTCTCATCCGGAACCCCAATTTTATCTATCCGGGAATGGTGCTTATCA